From the Bacillota bacterium genome, one window contains:
- a CDS encoding UvrB/UvrC motif-containing protein, with product MICERCKQQPASVHYTEVINNQKRQMYLCPGCAEEAQKAFDLGAPLNLHNLLAGLMGPGGVKEVPEDEAEFLCETCGLSGAAFGQSGLLGCGGCYQYFGERLEPLLKRIHGSIRHTGKVPQRSRNKYLLIQEVDRLRAQMREAVEDEEFERAAALRDAIRDLQQRLA from the coding sequence TTGATCTGCGAGCGCTGCAAACAGCAACCGGCTTCGGTGCACTACACCGAGGTCATCAATAACCAAAAACGGCAGATGTACCTATGCCCGGGCTGTGCCGAGGAGGCGCAGAAGGCATTCGACCTCGGGGCGCCGCTTAACCTGCACAACCTGCTGGCCGGGCTGATGGGCCCCGGCGGGGTCAAGGAAGTCCCGGAAGACGAAGCGGAGTTCCTCTGCGAAACCTGCGGGCTTTCGGGCGCCGCGTTCGGCCAGTCCGGTCTTTTGGGCTGCGGTGGGTGCTACCAGTACTTCGGCGAACGCCTGGAGCCGCTTTTGAAGCGGATCCACGGCTCCATCCGGCATACCGGCAAGGTGCCTCAGCGTTCCCGGAACAAATATCTGCTGATCCAGGAAGTGGACCGCTTGCGGGCCCAAATGCGCGAGGCGGTTGAAGACGAGGAATTTGAACGCGCCGCCGCGTTACGGGACGCGATCCGGGATCTGCAGCAGAGACTGGCCTGA
- a CDS encoding DUF2889 domain-containing protein has translation MLDFVRQRYLTVQRTGPGILVQTVQCGTLTEASARFTVDPHTFAIRAARWEWHRPPDSRAPVSLDVPELEGVKAYFQAGAAALRAALAGYPPLALDLFTENIRALIQAESFLYAERGYASLEDYVEHWKTFYLNACRYYSNLDRVSVGWGRYVGRREGPNLFNRFESVTRHSSGDTQTVRATINDSFHEMALKLVLKGEALEVEEAAGRVLRAPDRVCFEAAALARGLEGAALAGKSKKEIAPLLGGAQGCVHLINLAAAAAAPGSKL, from the coding sequence GTGTTGGATTTCGTGCGGCAGCGTTATCTCACCGTGCAGCGCACGGGCCCGGGAATCTTGGTCCAAACGGTGCAGTGCGGCACCTTGACGGAGGCGAGCGCCCGTTTTACGGTTGACCCGCATACGTTTGCAATCCGCGCCGCCCGCTGGGAGTGGCACCGGCCCCCGGATTCCCGGGCGCCGGTGAGCCTGGACGTGCCCGAGTTGGAAGGCGTCAAGGCCTATTTCCAGGCGGGGGCGGCCGCGCTCCGGGCCGCCCTCGCCGGTTACCCGCCCCTGGCTCTCGACCTGTTCACCGAGAATATCCGCGCCCTGATTCAGGCGGAGTCATTTTTGTACGCCGAACGCGGCTACGCCTCTCTGGAGGACTACGTGGAACACTGGAAGACGTTTTACCTCAACGCCTGCCGCTACTACAGCAACCTGGACCGCGTATCGGTGGGCTGGGGCCGGTACGTGGGCCGGCGGGAAGGCCCGAACCTGTTCAACCGTTTTGAATCCGTCACCCGTCATTCTTCCGGGGATACCCAAACCGTCCGGGCGACGATAAACGACTCCTTCCACGAAATGGCCTTGAAGCTGGTCCTGAAAGGCGAAGCGCTGGAGGTGGAGGAGGCGGCCGGCCGGGTGCTCCGGGCGCCGGACCGGGTTTGTTTCGAAGCCGCCGCCCTGGCGCGGGGCCTGGAAGGCGCCGCCCTGGCCGGGAAGTCAAAGAAAGAAATCGCGCCCTTGCTGGGGGGTGCTCAGGGCTGCGTGCACCTGATCAATCTGGCCGCCGCCGCCGCCGCGCCGGGGTCGAAGCTTTAG
- a CDS encoding HAD family hydrolase has product MPCKYLLLDLDGTLLPMDKEVFLKGYLRAVAARMTPFAAPENFVKYLLAATRAMIENLDPELTNAEVFRNDFFSRSGLPEKEIMVVFERFYNEDFPRLAVLTGNSPLARAVCLAALDQGIELVVATNPIFPRIAIEERLRWAGVGDLPFRLVTAYETMHFCKPRPQYYQEILNLLGAGPGECLMAGNDPEEDLVAGDLGIRTFLVTDHLIVRQGRERRPDVTGRLSDLLAFITQRREAASGQP; this is encoded by the coding sequence ATGCCGTGCAAATACCTGCTTTTGGACCTGGACGGGACTCTGCTCCCGATGGACAAGGAGGTGTTTCTCAAGGGTTACCTCCGGGCGGTGGCGGCCAGAATGACACCTTTCGCGGCGCCGGAAAACTTCGTTAAATACCTGCTGGCCGCCACCCGGGCCATGATCGAGAATCTGGACCCGGAGCTGACCAACGCCGAGGTTTTCCGAAACGACTTCTTCTCCCGGTCCGGACTGCCGGAGAAAGAGATCATGGTCGTTTTTGAACGGTTCTACAACGAGGATTTCCCCAGACTGGCCGTACTCACCGGCAACAGCCCGCTGGCCCGCGCCGTGTGCCTCGCCGCCCTTGACCAGGGGATCGAACTGGTGGTCGCCACCAACCCGATCTTCCCGCGGATCGCCATCGAGGAACGTTTGCGGTGGGCCGGGGTCGGCGACCTGCCCTTCCGGCTGGTGACGGCCTACGAGACTATGCACTTCTGCAAGCCGAGGCCCCAATACTACCAGGAGATTCTGAACCTCCTCGGAGCCGGGCCCGGTGAGTGCCTGATGGCCGGCAACGACCCGGAGGAGGATCTGGTCGCCGGTGATCTGGGCATCCGGACTTTTTTGGTGACCGATCATCTGATCGTGCGTCAGGGGAGGGAGCGCCGCCCTGATGTCACCGGGCGGCTTTCGGACCTCCTGGCCTTCATCACGCAGCGGCGGGAAGCGGCTTCCGGTCAACCGTAG
- a CDS encoding ferritin-like domain-containing protein has protein sequence MNRKELLAKLNFFYSLELQQVDLYTAQSKQMDDIYLSRALARIAVIEQQHVDNIAAEIRKRDAEPTRLGEVVAPVMGLTAGTLTGILGPKVVLKAGITLEEKAMKDYKDFIVRVGEPELFDLLWDNLIDEDLHTAWFTNKLKDLEHRH, from the coding sequence TTGAACCGAAAAGAACTCCTCGCGAAGCTCAATTTCTTCTACAGTCTGGAACTGCAGCAGGTTGACCTTTATACCGCCCAGTCCAAACAGATGGACGACATCTACCTTTCACGCGCCCTGGCCCGGATCGCCGTGATCGAGCAGCAGCACGTGGACAACATCGCCGCCGAGATCCGCAAACGCGATGCCGAACCGACACGGCTCGGCGAGGTGGTCGCACCGGTGATGGGGCTGACCGCCGGTACGCTGACCGGGATTCTCGGCCCGAAGGTGGTCCTCAAAGCCGGGATCACCCTGGAAGAGAAGGCCATGAAAGACTATAAGGATTTCATCGTACGGGTCGGCGAGCCGGAACTTTTTGATCTGCTCTGGGATAATCTGATTGACGAGGATCTGCACACCGCCTGGTTCACCAACAAGCTCAAAGATCTGGAGCACCGCCACTGA
- a CDS encoding UbiD family decarboxylase produces the protein MTLDNLQEFVAALRRERELVEIGAEVDPHLEIPEIHRRVIAAGGPALLFSRVKGSPYPVLTNMFGTPKRIEVAFGPRPAALVREAVHLAETMLPPRLSGLWGARGTLRDLARVGTKRAGRAPVTEVTERPARLDQLPMLTGWPGDGGAFLTLPLVYTEHPETGKHNLGMYRVQRYDPATAGMHWQIHKGGGFHYHAAEERGEALPVTVFLGGPPALILAAIAPLPEDIPELLFASLLKGKKLRTVRNPAGGHPLIAECEFALCGEVPPFERRPEGPFGDHYGYYSLAHDFPVFRVHQVYRRRAPVYPATVVGKPRQEDYYIGEYLTEVLSPLYPLVMPSVRRLWSYGETGFHPLAAAVVKERYAREALVSAFRILGEGQLSLTKFLIITDGMVDLKDFRALLTHILARTHWETDFFVLDNLAMDTLDYAGPELNRGSKAVLMGLGAAHRSLPAAFAGDLPPGVSAAAVFCPGCLVAAGASHADEPGLAQRVAAHGAFAEWPLVVLADRAQIARDQTEFLWTVFTRFEPAADIHAAGTEVRRHHLCYRAPVVIDARMKRAYPPEVEPDPDTVALVDRRWGEYFAGLTRVW, from the coding sequence ATGACGCTCGACAATTTGCAAGAATTTGTGGCGGCGCTCAGGCGGGAACGGGAACTGGTCGAGATCGGCGCCGAAGTGGACCCCCACCTGGAAATCCCGGAAATCCACCGGCGGGTGATCGCCGCGGGCGGGCCGGCCCTGCTTTTCAGCCGGGTGAAGGGAAGCCCCTACCCGGTGCTGACCAACATGTTCGGCACGCCGAAGCGGATCGAGGTCGCGTTCGGCCCCCGGCCGGCGGCGCTGGTGCGGGAGGCGGTGCACCTGGCCGAGACCATGCTGCCGCCCAGGCTGTCCGGGCTCTGGGGCGCGCGCGGCACCCTGCGCGATCTGGCCCGGGTGGGCACAAAGAGGGCGGGGCGTGCGCCGGTGACCGAGGTGACCGAACGGCCGGCCCGGCTGGACCAGCTGCCGATGCTCACCGGCTGGCCGGGGGATGGGGGCGCGTTTTTGACCCTGCCGCTGGTGTACACCGAACACCCGGAGACCGGCAAACACAACCTCGGGATGTACCGGGTGCAGCGCTACGACCCGGCGACCGCCGGGATGCACTGGCAGATCCACAAGGGCGGCGGTTTTCACTACCACGCGGCGGAGGAGAGGGGCGAGGCGCTGCCGGTGACCGTGTTCCTGGGCGGGCCGCCGGCCCTCATCCTGGCGGCGATCGCGCCGCTGCCCGAAGACATCCCGGAACTCCTGTTCGCCTCCCTGCTGAAGGGCAAAAAACTGCGCACGGTGCGAAACCCGGCCGGAGGCCACCCCCTGATCGCGGAGTGCGAGTTCGCGCTCTGCGGGGAGGTGCCGCCCTTTGAACGCCGTCCCGAGGGGCCGTTCGGAGACCACTACGGGTACTACTCGCTGGCCCACGATTTCCCGGTGTTCCGCGTGCACCAGGTGTACCGGCGCCGCGCGCCGGTCTACCCGGCCACGGTGGTGGGCAAGCCCCGCCAGGAGGACTACTACATCGGGGAGTACCTGACCGAAGTCTTGAGCCCGCTCTACCCGCTGGTCATGCCGTCGGTGCGCAGGCTCTGGAGTTACGGCGAGACCGGTTTCCACCCGCTGGCCGCGGCGGTGGTCAAGGAGCGGTACGCCCGGGAGGCGCTGGTTTCGGCCTTCCGCATTCTCGGCGAGGGCCAGCTTTCCCTGACCAAGTTCCTGATCATCACGGACGGCATGGTCGACTTGAAGGATTTCCGGGCGCTCTTGACCCACATTCTGGCCCGGACCCACTGGGAAACCGACTTCTTCGTCCTGGACAACCTGGCCATGGACACCCTGGATTACGCCGGTCCGGAGTTGAACCGGGGCAGCAAGGCGGTCTTGATGGGCCTGGGCGCGGCGCACCGGTCATTGCCCGCGGCTTTTGCGGGCGATCTGCCGCCGGGGGTTTCGGCCGCCGCGGTGTTCTGCCCGGGTTGCCTGGTGGCGGCCGGGGCGTCGCACGCGGACGAGCCGGGTCTGGCGCAGCGGGTGGCCGCGCACGGGGCCTTCGCCGAATGGCCGCTCGTCGTGCTGGCCGACCGGGCCCAGATCGCCCGGGACCAGACCGAGTTTCTGTGGACCGTGTTCACCCGCTTCGAGCCGGCGGCCGACATCCACGCCGCCGGGACCGAAGTGCGGCGCCACCACCTGTGTTACCGGGCCCCCGTGGTGATCGACGCCCGGATGAAGCGGGCCTACCCGCCGGAGGTGGAGCCGGACCCGGACACGGTCGCCTTGGTGGACCGCCGCTGGGGGGAATACTTCGCCGGGCTGACGCGGGTGTGGTAG
- the hydE gene encoding [FeFe] hydrogenase H-cluster radical SAM maturase HydE: MPNREEIMALLTAGEAQTGALHRAADAVRAKHLGDAVHLRAIIEFSNHCRQNCLYCGLRRDNSRLFRYRMTPDEIFAAAAGARAEGYRTVVLQSGEDSGYRASELARLVHRLKDRLDVAVTLSLGELPRAAYRELRVAGADRYLLKHETADPALFARLRPGTSLAGRLENLARLRDLGYQVGSGNMVGLPGQTVESLAADVVLLRDLEVEMAGIGPFIPHPDTPLAGAPAGPLELTLKVLAVTRLALPRAHLPATTAVSVLHPEGRQRALACGANVVMPDLTPEPYRRHYEIYPGRTAAPVGAPSSFTAWREALAGLGRPVDSGYGHGPGRN; this comes from the coding sequence ATGCCGAACCGGGAAGAGATAATGGCCTTGTTGACGGCCGGGGAGGCCCAAACCGGCGCCCTCCACCGCGCCGCCGACGCGGTGCGCGCCAAGCACCTGGGAGACGCGGTGCACCTGCGGGCGATCATCGAGTTCTCGAACCACTGCCGGCAAAACTGCCTTTATTGCGGCCTGCGGCGCGACAACAGCCGGCTCTTCCGGTACCGGATGACCCCGGATGAAATCTTCGCCGCCGCCGCCGGGGCCCGGGCCGAGGGTTACCGCACCGTCGTGCTCCAGAGCGGCGAGGATTCCGGTTACCGGGCCTCCGAACTGGCGCGGTTGGTTCACCGTTTGAAGGACCGACTCGACGTCGCGGTCACCCTCTCCCTGGGCGAACTTCCCCGGGCGGCCTACCGCGAACTGCGGGTCGCCGGTGCCGACCGGTACCTTCTCAAGCACGAGACGGCCGACCCGGCGCTCTTCGCGCGCTTGCGGCCGGGCACCAGCCTGGCCGGGCGCCTGGAAAATCTGGCCCGGCTGCGGGATTTGGGCTACCAGGTGGGGAGCGGGAACATGGTCGGGCTGCCGGGGCAGACGGTGGAAAGCCTGGCCGCCGACGTTGTCCTGCTGCGGGACCTGGAGGTTGAAATGGCCGGCATCGGCCCCTTCATCCCGCATCCGGACACGCCGCTGGCCGGCGCCCCCGCCGGCCCGCTGGAACTGACCCTGAAGGTGCTAGCCGTGACGCGGCTTGCGTTGCCCCGCGCGCACCTGCCGGCCACCACCGCGGTGAGCGTCCTGCACCCGGAAGGAAGGCAACGCGCCCTTGCCTGCGGCGCCAACGTGGTGATGCCCGACCTGACCCCCGAGCCTTACCGGCGGCACTACGAGATCTACCCGGGCCGGACGGCGGCTCCGGTCGGGGCGCCGTCTTCGTTCACCGCCTGGCGGGAGGCGCTGGCCGGGCTGGGACGCCCCGTGGATTCCGGCTACGGACACGGTCCCGGGAGGAACTGA
- the hydF gene encoding [FeFe] hydrogenase H-cluster maturation GTPase HydF, whose product MNETPRGQRLHLAIFGRRNAGKSSLINALTGQRVAIVADVPGTTTDPVAKAMELLPLGPVMLIDTAGLDDTGELGRLRVEKSLDVLQKTDLVLLVVDPGEGFGACEQDMLARVRAKNLPVIAVVNKADLYPDGAAGEWPELSSLPRISVSASTGYGIDGLKRSIVGNAPRDWTLPTIVGDLLAPGDTVVLVVPIDQSAPKGRLILPQQQVIRDVLEHDAVAVVVKERELRHALSRMSHPPKLVVTDASVYGRAIADTPPGVLLTSFSILFARYKGDLETLAAGAAAVGGLRPGDRILVAEACTHHPIADDIGRVKIPRWLRQAAGGELHFDVMSGGGPLPANLEDYRLVVHCGACMLNRREMLSRIMQAQAARVPIVNYGVLIAQVQGVLERALSPFPGVLERLGPGWKAPDADVVPRRAPPQKSGV is encoded by the coding sequence TTGAACGAGACGCCGCGCGGCCAGCGCCTGCACCTGGCCATTTTCGGGCGGCGCAACGCCGGGAAGTCCAGCCTGATCAACGCGCTGACCGGGCAGCGGGTGGCGATCGTGGCCGACGTGCCGGGGACCACCACCGACCCGGTGGCCAAGGCCATGGAACTTTTGCCTCTCGGCCCGGTGATGCTGATCGACACGGCGGGCCTGGACGATACCGGTGAGTTGGGCCGCCTGCGGGTAGAAAAGAGTCTGGACGTTTTGCAGAAGACCGACCTGGTGCTTCTGGTCGTCGACCCCGGTGAGGGTTTCGGCGCGTGTGAGCAAGACATGCTGGCGCGCGTGCGGGCGAAAAACCTCCCCGTGATCGCCGTGGTGAACAAAGCCGACCTGTACCCGGACGGGGCGGCCGGAGAATGGCCGGAGTTGTCCTCCCTGCCCCGGATTTCAGTGAGCGCAAGCACCGGTTACGGCATCGACGGTCTCAAGCGGTCGATTGTCGGGAACGCCCCCCGGGACTGGACGCTCCCCACCATCGTCGGCGACCTTTTGGCTCCGGGGGACACGGTGGTCCTGGTCGTCCCCATCGACCAGTCGGCACCGAAGGGCAGGCTGATTCTCCCGCAGCAGCAGGTGATCCGCGACGTCCTGGAGCACGACGCGGTGGCGGTCGTGGTCAAGGAGCGGGAACTCCGCCACGCCCTGAGCCGGATGAGTCACCCGCCGAAGCTGGTGGTGACCGACGCCTCCGTGTACGGGCGCGCGATCGCCGACACCCCGCCCGGAGTGTTGCTGACGTCCTTCTCCATCCTGTTCGCCCGGTATAAGGGTGATCTAGAGACCCTGGCGGCGGGGGCCGCCGCGGTCGGCGGGCTCCGGCCGGGAGACCGGATCCTGGTCGCCGAAGCCTGCACGCACCACCCGATCGCGGACGACATCGGCCGGGTGAAGATTCCCCGCTGGCTGCGGCAGGCGGCGGGCGGGGAACTGCATTTCGACGTCATGTCCGGCGGCGGGCCACTGCCCGCGAACTTGGAGGACTACCGGTTGGTGGTCCACTGCGGGGCGTGCATGCTGAACCGCCGGGAAATGCTCTCGCGGATCATGCAGGCACAGGCGGCCAGGGTGCCCATCGTCAACTACGGCGTGCTCATCGCGCAGGTGCAGGGGGTGCTGGAGCGGGCGCTCTCGCCCTTCCCGGGGGTGCTGGAGCGGCTGGGGCCGGGGTGGAAGGCGCCGGACGCGGATGTGGTCCCGCGCCGCGCACCGCCGCAGAAGAGCGGGGTTTGA
- the hydG gene encoding [FeFe] hydrogenase H-cluster radical SAM maturase HydG, giving the protein MHLLTAAERDWRAGRLALVQKYEESERRTDFIDEALIWDILRAKRAPERPEVREVLAKARELRGLAPAEAAVLLNNRDPELLAETFAGARWIKERVYGNRIVLFAPLYISSPCVNNCAYCGYRHTNEAVPRRTFTLEELETEVRALTAKGHKRLIAVYGEHPASGAEFMCRSIERIYATKDGRGEIRRVNVNAPPLSVAEFRRLKEVGIGTYQVFQETYHHETYRRLHPAGTLKGSYRWRLFSQHRAQEAGVDDVAIGALFGLYDWRFEVLGLIFHALDLEREFGVGPHTISFPRLEPAWNTPFATSSPYLVGDEDFKKVVAVLRCAVPYTGLILTCRENPRLRREVMALGISQTDAGSRIAVGGYTAAEEQVLERQQFQLADTRSLDDFVHELCRDGYLPSFCTSCYRAARTGCHFMNFAKKGLVRHFCIPNAVLTFQEYLLDYAAPRTREAGERIIGEYVARYGAEMPKRVGRLRELLARTVAGERDLKF; this is encoded by the coding sequence GTGCACTTGTTGACCGCCGCGGAACGGGATTGGCGCGCCGGCCGGCTGGCGCTGGTCCAAAAGTACGAGGAGAGTGAGCGGCGCACGGATTTCATCGACGAGGCGCTGATCTGGGATATCCTGCGTGCGAAGCGCGCCCCGGAGCGCCCGGAAGTGCGCGAGGTGCTGGCCAAGGCGCGCGAACTCCGGGGTCTGGCGCCCGCGGAGGCGGCGGTGCTGTTGAACAACCGGGACCCGGAACTGCTGGCGGAAACATTCGCCGGCGCCCGGTGGATCAAGGAGCGGGTGTACGGGAACCGGATCGTGCTGTTCGCTCCACTCTACATCTCCAGCCCGTGCGTGAACAACTGCGCCTACTGCGGTTACCGGCACACCAACGAGGCGGTGCCCCGGCGCACCTTCACGCTGGAGGAACTGGAGACCGAAGTGCGGGCGCTGACCGCGAAGGGCCACAAGCGGTTGATCGCCGTGTACGGCGAGCACCCGGCGAGCGGCGCCGAGTTCATGTGCCGTTCCATCGAGAGGATTTACGCTACCAAGGATGGGCGGGGGGAGATCAGGCGGGTGAACGTGAACGCCCCGCCGCTTTCCGTCGCGGAGTTCCGCCGCCTGAAAGAGGTCGGCATCGGCACCTACCAGGTGTTTCAGGAAACCTATCACCACGAAACCTACCGGCGGCTGCATCCCGCCGGGACGCTGAAAGGCTCCTACCGCTGGCGCCTGTTTTCCCAGCACCGGGCCCAGGAGGCCGGGGTGGACGACGTGGCCATCGGGGCGCTCTTTGGGCTCTACGACTGGCGGTTCGAGGTGCTGGGCCTGATTTTCCACGCCCTGGACCTTGAGCGGGAATTCGGGGTCGGCCCCCACACCATCTCGTTTCCGCGGCTGGAGCCGGCGTGGAACACGCCGTTTGCCACCAGTTCCCCCTACCTGGTCGGGGACGAGGACTTCAAGAAAGTGGTGGCCGTGCTGCGCTGCGCCGTACCGTACACCGGCCTGATCCTGACCTGCCGGGAAAACCCCCGGCTGCGGCGGGAGGTCATGGCGCTGGGAATCTCGCAGACCGACGCCGGGTCCCGGATCGCGGTGGGCGGTTACACCGCGGCCGAGGAGCAGGTTTTGGAACGGCAGCAGTTCCAACTGGCCGACACCCGCTCCCTGGACGATTTCGTCCACGAGTTGTGCCGGGACGGGTACCTCCCGTCGTTCTGCACGTCCTGCTACCGGGCGGCACGCACCGGCTGCCACTTTATGAACTTCGCCAAAAAGGGCCTGGTAAGACACTTTTGCATCCCGAACGCGGTGCTCACCTTTCAGGAGTACCTGTTGGACTACGCCGCGCCCCGGACCAGGGAGGCGGGCGAGCGGATCATCGGCGAGTACGTGGCCCGGTACGGGGCCGAGATGCCGAAGCGGGTGGGGCGGCTGCGGGAGCTTTTGGCACGCACCGTCGCCGGCGAACGCGACCTCAAATTCTAA
- a CDS encoding TM1266 family iron-only hydrogenase system putative regulator gives METRIGVVGIVIQDRIEMAPRVNEILSAHADIIVGRMGIPYREKNICVISLIVDGTTDAVGSLTGKLGVLPGVEVRSCLTGRR, from the coding sequence ATGGAGACTCGGATTGGGGTCGTGGGCATCGTGATCCAAGACCGGATCGAAATGGCGCCCCGGGTGAACGAGATTTTGAGCGCGCACGCCGACATCATCGTGGGCCGGATGGGCATCCCCTACCGGGAGAAGAACATCTGCGTAATTTCGCTGATCGTGGACGGGACGACCGACGCGGTCGGATCGCTGACCGGCAAGCTGGGCGTGTTGCCGGGCGTGGAGGTGCGGAGTTGCCTGACGGGGAGAAGGTAA